The Syngnathus typhle isolate RoL2023-S1 ecotype Sweden linkage group LG1, RoL_Styp_1.0, whole genome shotgun sequence genome includes a window with the following:
- the atoh1b gene encoding protein atonal homolog 1b: protein MSTKAELPIWTQQAEEHKNWICPNSLRVFSTRTDVPEHLAPEMLSLVSTVGIPESGRVELGDTPPHCGPHRHRRVAANARERRRMHGLNKAFDELRSVIPSLENEKKLSKYDTLQMAQIYITELSELLAGVVQHHPGSAEKASCRRNMSHTHMPEQSPRGERRGSSSSHLIILGPKSELTKSTSCHCSDGESSHLSDVEESQSGGH, encoded by the coding sequence ATGAGTACTAAAGCAGAGCTTCCAATCTGGACTCAGCAAGCGGAGGAGCACAAAAACTGGATTTGTCCCAACTCCCTGCGCGTCTTTTCCACGAGGACAGATGTGCCGGAGCACCTTGCGCCGGAGATGCTGAGCCTCGTCTCCACCGTGGGGATTCCCGAGTCCGGCCGCGTGGAGTTGGGTGACACACCACCACATTGCGGCCCGCACAGACACCGGCGGGTGGCGGCCAACGcccgggagaggaggaggatgcaCGGCCTTAACAAAGCCTTCGACGAGTTGAGGAGCGTCATTCCCTCGCTGGAAAACGAGAAGAAGCTGTCCAAATACGACACCCTTCAAATGGCGCAGATTTACATCACTGAGCTGTCGGAGCTCCTGGCCGGGGTGGTCCAGCATCATCCGGGCTCCGCGGAAAAAGCCTCCTGCAGGAGGAACATGAGCCACACTCACATGCCAGAGCAAAGCCCGCGGGGAGAGCGGAGGGGCTCTTCCTCTTCACACCTCATCATACTCGGACCTAAAAGTGAGCTCACTAAAAGCACCTCTTGCCACTGCAGTGATGGAGAATCTTCTCATCTCAGTGACGTAGAGGAGAGTCAAAGTGGGGGACATTAA
- the LOC133151139 gene encoding probable ATP-dependent RNA helicase DDX41, whose translation MEDDNRLKKRSHGEDQGSGAEESEDEDYVPYVPVKIRKQQMVQKMLRLRGKAVDEEHRDSGEEQRDEDEGLGPRSNVSLLDQHQHLKEKAEARKESAKEKQLKEEEKILESVAEGRALMSVKEMAKGIIYDDPIKTSWKAPRYVLHMPETRNERVRKKFHILVDGDGIPPPIKSFREMKLPSAILKGLKKKGIVHPTPIQIQGIPTVLSGRDMIGIAFTGSGKTLVFTLPIIMFALEQEKRLPFFKREGPYGLIICPSRELARQTHGIIEYYSKLLEEEGAPQMRTALCIGGMSVKEQMEVVKHGVHMMVATPGRLMDLLQKKMVSLDICRYLALDEADRMIDMGFEEDIRTIFSYFKGQRQTLLFSATMPKKIQNFAKSALVKPITINVGRAGAASLDVIQEVEYVKEEAKTVYLLECLQKTTPPVLIFAEKKADVDAIHEYLLLKGVEAVAIHGGKDQEERTKAIEAFKEGKKDVLVATDVASKGLDFPAIQHVVNYDMPEEIENYVHRIGRTGRSGQTGIATTFINKGCDESVLMDLKALLIEAKQKVPPVLQVLQSGDETMLDIGGERGCTFCGGLGHRITDCPKLEAMQTKQVTNIGRKDYLAHSSMDF comes from the exons ATGGAGGACGATAATCGACTTAAAAAG AGGTCTCATGGAGAAGATCAAGGCTCTGGGGCTGAGGagtcagaggatgaagattatGTTCCTTACGTTCCTGTCAAAATCCGAAAGCAACAGATG GTTCAGAAGATGCTGCGATTGCGTGGTAAAGCAGTGGATGAAGAGCATCGAGACAGTGGGGAGGAACAGAGGGATGAAGACGAAGGGCTCGGCCCACGTTCCAACGTCAGTCTCCTTGACCAGCACCAACATCTCAAGGAAAAAGCAGAAG CACGCAAAGAGTCAGCCAAGGAGAAGCAACTGAAAGAGGAAGAGAAGATTTTAGAAAGTGTTGCAGAAGGCagag CACTGATGTCCGTGAAGGAAATGGCCAAGGGTATCATTTATGATGATCCAATCAAAACAAG CTGGAAGGCTCCACGGTATGTCCTCCATATGCCGGAGACCAGAAATGAACGTGTGAGGAAGAAGTTTCACATCCTGGTTGATGGAGACGGCATCCCTCCCCCAATCAAAAGCTTCAGGGAGATGAAGCTTCCGTCAG CAATTCTAAAAGGTTTGAAGAAGAAAGGAATTGTACATCCAACGCCAATTCAAATTCAAGGAATCCCAACAGT TCTATCAGGTCGCGATATGATCGGCATCGCCTTTACTGGATCGGGAAAAACCTTGGTCTTCACTTTGCCCATCATCATGTTCGCCCTGGAGCAGGAGAAGCGTCTGCCCTTTTTTAAAAGAGAGGGACCATATGGACTCATTATCTGTCCTTCA AGAGAGCTGGCCCGACAGACACACGGCATCATTGAATATTACAGCAAATtgctggaggaggagggagcCCCTCAGATGCGGACAGCCCTCTGCATTGGAGGGATGTCCGTCAAGGAGCAAATGGAAGTTGTGAAACA TGGTGTGCACATGATGGTCGCCACTCCCGGGCGTCTCATGGACTTGTTACAGAAGAAGATGGTGAGTCTGGACATATGTCGCTACCTGGCCTTGGATGAGGCAGATAGGATGATTGACATGGGCTTTGAGGAGGACATCAGGactattttttcttattttaag GGACAAAGGCAAACCCTGCTTTTCAGCGCCACCATGCCCAAGAAAATCCAGAATTTTGCCAAAAGCGCCTTGGTCAAACCCATCACAATTAACGTAGGCAGAGCGGGTGCTGCCAGCTTGGATGTCATCCAG GAAGTGGAATACGTAAAAGAGGAGGCTAAGACGGTGTATCTGCTCGAGTGTCTCCAGAAAACAACACCTCCC GTGTTGATATTTGCTGAGAAAAAGGCTGACGTTGATGCCATCCATGAGTATTTGCTGCTGAAAGGTGTGGAAGCTGTGGCCATTCATGGAGGAAAAG ATCAGGAGGAAAGAACAAAAGCCATAGAAGCATttaaggaaggaaagaaggatgtcctcgtcgccacaGATGTGGCCTCCAAGGGTCTCGATTTCCCGGCGATCCAGCACGTTGTCAACTACGACATGCCCGAGGAGATTGAAAACTATG tCCATAGAATTGGAAGAACAGGGCGATCTGGTCAGACTGGTATTGCCACAACATTCATCAATAAAGGCTGTG ATGAGTCTGTGTTGATGGATCTGAAGGCCCTGCTCATTGAAGCCAAGCAAAAAGTTCCACCGGTTCTCCAGGTGCTCCAGTCAGGAGACGAAACCATGCTCGATATCGGAG GGGAGAGGGGCTGTACATTTTGTGGTGGTCTTGGTCATCGTATTACAGACTGTCCCAAGTTGGAGGCAATGCAGACCAAGCAGGTTACCAACATCGGGAGGAAGGACTATCTGGCGCACAGCTCAATGGACTTCTAA